The following proteins are encoded in a genomic region of Nitrospirota bacterium:
- a CDS encoding site-specific DNA-methyltransferase, producing the protein MAKNNKTNEVNQTGLYWPGKRTEVERVVLPFQVVETINESKADREKAQRDIFTKQAKDDLWRNKLIWGDNKYIMTSLLPEFAGKITLIYIDPPFATGADFSINIKLGDLEWTKEASVIEEKAYRDTWGRGLDSYLQMMYDRLVLMRELLADNGSIYVHLDWHVGHYVKLIMDEVFGKENFRNEIVWCYTGPRKTPKAFSKKHDILLFYSKTSGYKFNQLTIPHKSGLHDTGKVETFGRVRKEQIPEEQIEEIKMLEERGKVLEDWWIDIWATERYRSELLGYDTQKPEALLERIIKASSNEGDLVADFFCGSGTTLAVAETLGRRWIGSDLSKFAIHTTRKRLLDIKECKPFEVLNLGKYQKAKLKENGVSRYIDFILKLYRAEPISGYVTIHGKKAGRMVHIGDVDSIVTEREIRETVKECAVAGVKSVDILGWDFEMGLHDLVDRIGDEHSVKIRLVQIPREALEVRDATREEVKFFDLNYLEIEHKLNKKTLNITLKDFVIANPEYLPEEVREKVKKFTDYIDYWAVDFDYKDDTFHNMWQSFRTRKHPSLETKCYHTYERTGKYQVLVKVVDIFGNDTNKLISLEV; encoded by the coding sequence ATGGCAAAGAATAATAAAACAAATGAGGTCAATCAGACAGGGCTCTATTGGCCCGGGAAGCGGACAGAGGTGGAGAGGGTTGTGCTTCCTTTTCAGGTTGTGGAGACCATCAATGAAAGCAAAGCGGATAGAGAGAAGGCACAAAGAGACATCTTCACCAAGCAGGCAAAGGATGATCTCTGGAGAAACAAACTCATCTGGGGTGATAATAAATATATCATGACTTCCCTTTTGCCTGAATTTGCAGGAAAGATAACCCTTATCTACATTGACCCGCCCTTTGCCACAGGGGCAGATTTTTCCATTAACATCAAACTCGGAGATTTGGAATGGACAAAAGAGGCATCCGTTATTGAGGAGAAAGCCTATCGGGATACATGGGGCAGGGGCTTAGATTCATACCTTCAAATGATGTATGACAGGCTTGTATTGATGAGGGAGCTATTGGCTGATAATGGCTCTATCTATGTCCACCTTGATTGGCATGTGGGGCATTATGTGAAGTTAATTATGGATGAGGTTTTTGGGAAGGAGAATTTCAGGAATGAGATTGTGTGGTGCTATACTGGTCCAAGAAAGACACCAAAGGCTTTTTCAAAAAAACACGATATTTTATTATTCTATTCCAAAACGTCGGGCTATAAATTTAATCAATTAACAATACCCCATAAAAGTGGTCTTCACGATACAGGTAAAGTTGAGACATTTGGGAGAGTGAGAAAAGAACAAATTCCTGAAGAACAAATTGAAGAAATAAAAATGTTAGAAGAAAGGGGCAAGGTATTAGAAGATTGGTGGATTGATATTTGGGCTACGGAAAGATATAGAAGCGAGTTGTTAGGCTATGACACCCAAAAACCCGAAGCCCTTTTGGAGCGTATCATCAAAGCCTCCTCAAATGAAGGTGACCTTGTCGCCGACTTTTTCTGTGGTTCAGGGACTACACTTGCAGTTGCTGAAACACTTGGCAGGCGGTGGATTGGCTCTGATTTATCCAAGTTTGCCATTCACACTACCCGCAAAAGACTTTTAGATATTAAAGAGTGCAAGCCCTTTGAAGTTTTAAACCTTGGCAAATACCAGAAGGCAAAACTGAAAGAGAATGGTGTTAGCCGATATATTGACTTTATTCTGAAACTTTACCGTGCTGAACCTATCTCGGGCTATGTTACCATTCACGGAAAGAAAGCAGGCAGGATGGTGCATATCGGTGATGTGGATTCTATTGTAACTGAGAGGGAAATAAGGGAGACGGTCAAAGAATGTGCTGTAGCAGGGGTAAAGTCAGTGGACATCCTCGGCTGGGATTTTGAGATGGGGCTTCATGATTTGGTTGATAGAATCGGTGACGAACATTCTGTTAAGATTCGGCTGGTGCAGATTCCACGAGAAGCCTTAGAAGTCAGAGATGCAACAAGGGAAGAAGTTAAGTTCTTTGACCTCAATTATCTCGAGATAGAGCATAAATTGAATAAAAAGACCCTAAACATTACCCTGAAGGATTTTGTTATCGCTAATCCAGAGTATCTACCTGAAGAAGTGAGAGAGAAGGTCAAGAAATTTACTGATTACATTGACTACTGGGCAGTGGACTTTGACTACAAAGACGACACCTTCCACAACATGTGGCAG
- a CDS encoding HEPN domain-containing protein, whose amino-acid sequence MTYKKFTEDYLAKGLIKRQRSDLKSAEKLILRAQKDLQTAKANLIIDEGIAYAVAYLAMLRSARAFMLLKGFRPSDGYQHKTVVDFMFHFLGKEFKEIVELFDRMRRKRNIFTYEIDISISKTEADNAFDTAVKFVNLIKGIIKKENPQAEFGF is encoded by the coding sequence ATGACCTATAAGAAATTTACAGAAGACTATTTGGCGAAGGGACTGATAAAAAGGCAGAGGTCTGACTTAAAATCAGCAGAAAAATTAATACTACGCGCCCAAAAAGACTTGCAGACTGCAAAGGCCAATTTAATCATTGATGAAGGTATCGCCTATGCAGTAGCCTATCTTGCAATGCTGCGTTCAGCAAGGGCGTTTATGCTCTTAAAAGGCTTCCGCCCGTCTGACGGATACCAGCATAAAACAGTCGTAGATTTCATGTTCCATTTTTTAGGGAAGGAGTTTAAGGAAATAGTTGAACTTTTTGACAGGATGAGGAGGAAGCGGAATATCTTCACCTATGAGATTGACATCTCTATTTCCAAGACAGAGGCTGATAATGCATTTGATACAGCAGTCAAGTTTGTAAACCTGATTAAGGGCATTATTAAAAAGGAAAACCCGCAGGCTGAGTTTGGGTTTTAA
- a CDS encoding nucleotidyltransferase domain-containing protein — MDIAKIFKSRTRKELFRLYFTNPNNEYYLRELERILDIPVSMIRKELTRLEDAGIFVTSKKGNLVYYSLNKSYPLFEELKSIVFKTIGIQGLLKESLSKIKGIEASFIYGSFAKKEEAVGSDIDLFIVGKIDDSILLREIRRLEKLLKREINYSIFTTDEFKKKVKEKNSFTIDLLENPKIFIVGSEDDL, encoded by the coding sequence ATGGACATTGCAAAGATATTCAAATCAAGGACGCGGAAAGAGTTGTTCAGACTCTACTTTACCAACCCTAACAATGAATATTACTTGAGGGAATTGGAGCGCATCCTTGATATTCCTGTCAGCATGATCCGCAAGGAACTCACCAGATTGGAAGATGCGGGGATTTTTGTAACATCTAAAAAAGGCAACCTGGTTTACTATTCTCTCAATAAGTCATACCCTTTATTTGAAGAATTAAAAAGCATTGTATTTAAGACCATAGGCATTCAGGGATTGCTCAAAGAGAGTTTGAGCAAGATTAAAGGTATTGAAGCTTCCTTTATTTACGGCTCTTTTGCGAAAAAGGAAGAAGCTGTCGGGAGTGACATTGATTTGTTTATTGTGGGCAAAATTGACGACTCCATATTATTAAGAGAGATAAGAAGACTTGAAAAACTTCTGAAGAGAGAAATAAATTACAGCATATTTACAACAGATGAGTTTAAAAAGAAGGTGAAAGAAAAGAATTCATTTACAATTGACCTTCTTGAAAACCCAAAGATATTTATTGTGGGCAGCGAAGATGACCTATAA